CATGCCGAGCGCGACCGCCCGGTTGAGCTCGATCACGGGCGAACGCACCAGCGTTGCAAGCTGTCCATAGAGCTCGGCGATGCGCCGCCAGTCGGTGGCCGAGGCCGTCTCCGCCGTGGCGTGACAGGCGACGATGGCAGCCTGCAGCGTGTAGAATTTTCCGCCACCGCCGAGTTCGCGCGCGCGACCGAGCGCCAAAAGACCACGGCGGATCTGGAGCCGATCCCAAAGCGCGCGATCCTGGTCCATGAGCAGGATAGGCTCGCCATCGGCGCCGACGCGGGCGCGCATTCGCGCGACGTTCAGCTCCATCAGCGCCATGAGCCCGTGCGCCTCCGGCTCCAGCGGCGCCAGCCCGACCAGCACGCGCCCCATGCGCAGCGCCTCGTCACAGAGTTGCGGCCGCAGCCATTCCTCGCCGCGCGAGGCCGCATGGCCCTCGTTGAAAATGAGATAGATGACCTCGAGCACCGAAGCGAGACGCTCGGACAGTGCCTCGCCGCTCGGGGTCTCATAGGCGAGGCCCGACCGGGACAGCGTCCGCTTGGCGCGCAGGATGCGCTGGGCAATGGTTGCCTCCGGCACCAGAAAGGCGCGGGCGATCTCATCCGTGGTCAGGCCGCAGATCATGCGCAATGCCAGCGCCGCGCGGGCGTGCCGCGGCAGCAGCGGATGACAGGCGGTGAAGATCAGCCGCAGCAATTCGTCACCGATGTCGTCATCGAGGGCGGCGTCGAAATCGGGCACGGCCTCCTGCTCCTGGATGAGGTCGCGCGCCAGCATCTCGTGCTTGCGAGCCAGCATTCTGGCCCGGCGCAGATGGTCGAGCGCACGGCGTTTGGCGGTCGCAACCAGCCAGGCGCCGGCATTGTCCGGCACGCCGCTGAGCGGCCAGGCTTCCAGCGCGGCGACCAGTGCGTCCTGGGTCAATTCCTCCGCCAGCGGCACGTCGCGCAGCATCCGTGACAGCGTGGCGATCAGCCGCGGCTGCACGATGCGCCAAGTGGCGTGAATCTTGGCGTGAACCTTGGCGTGAATCCTGGCGTGGATCGCACGATCGATGTCGGCGGCCGTCATCGCCGCCGACCGGGACGAGCGGTGATGTCCATCAGGCCTCCGCGGCCACCCTGGACGGCGCATCGGGCCGGCAGCCCCCCTCCATGTCGGGCGTGGCGAACGCCCGCAATTCGCAGGTGCCTTCCCAATCCGGCATGTGATCGAGGTGCAACTGCATGAATTCCCTCGCCATGGCCACGGCTTCCTCCTTGTCGCGCAGCTCGAAGATGGCGTAGCCGCCGATCACTTCCTTGGCCTCGACGAAAGGGCCGTCGATGACGCTGAGTTCGCCGTCGGCGATCCGCACCCGCGCACCGGTCGCGAGCGGCATCAGACCGCCATTGTCGATCATCCGCCCGGCCTTGATCTCGCGCTCGGATATCTTCTGCATGGCCTCCATCAGCGCCGGGTTCGGGGCGGCCATCGGCTTGCTGGAGGTGACGATGTACATGAAGCGCATGAAGAACTCCCGTTGCGGCGAGGAGCAGCCGTTTTGGCCGCGCAACCGGCTCGCTATAGGAGTGACGATCCAGCCTGCGCCGGATCGACATGCGCGAACAAATATTTATTGCCGCAGCAGGATCAGGGGATCGGCGGTGTCGGGCACGCGGCGCCACTGCGCGTTGTCGTCGGCCTCGAACTGCCAGGCTTCGCCGGCCTTCGACATCAGGATGATCTGGCCGCGCTCGAGCCGCCATTGCGTCGGGTTGAACTGCGCGATCTCGGCGTCGCATTTCGACTTGAGGAAGACCTGGAAATTATCCGGGCCGGCTTCGGTGTTGGTCAGCACGAGCGTGCAGACCGGCTGGCCGTTGCCGCGCACCATGGCCCAGTCGCCGATCATCTGGTCCATCGACTTGGCCATCGAGCGGGCGGCGGCGAGGTTTTGCAGGATGTAGACGCCCTCACCCTGCCGCAAGCCCTCGAAGATGCCGGCCTCGACCTCGGTGAAGTCGATCACGGATTCGCCGGTCGCATCCTGGAGCCGCACGATGTCGAGGCCTTTGACGCTCCAGGCCGTGATGTCCTTGGTGAAGGGCAGCGCGGTCTTGCAGGCCGGCTCCAGCTCGAGTTTCGAGGCCTGGCCAGCCGCGTCGCCCTTCAGCGTCAATACGCAGGTCTTGCTGCGCTCGGTGGTGGACAGCTCCCACTGCCCGACCATGTCCTTCTTCAGGGTCGTCGTATCCTGCGCCTGCGCTACACCGGTCACGGCGACGAGCGCCGTGACGATTGCCCACGCACCGACCCGAAGATGTGTCATCCGCGACTCTTCACCGGAGTTTCCGCGACCGGGGTGATCGGCGGCTTGCCGGCAAACCAGGTCTTGAGGTTGTCGACCACGAGCTGGTCCATCGCGTTCCGCGTTACCACGGATGCCGATCCGATATGTGGCAGCAGAATGACATTCTGCATTGTCTTGAGCTCATCCGGCACATTCGGCTCGGCAGCGAACACGTCGAGACCGGCGGCGAGGATGGTGCCGGATTTCAGCGCCTGGACCAGCGCAGGCTCGTCGACGACAGAGCCGCGCGCGACGTTGACCAGCACGCCGCGCGGACCGAGGGCTTTCAACACCTCGGCGTTGATCATCTTGTTGGTGCTCGCGCCGCCTGGCACGATAACCATGAGCGTGTCCACGGCCTTCGCCATCTCGATCAGATCGGGATAGTGCTTGTAGGAAACATCCTTGGACGGATTGCGCGAGTGGTAAACGACCGGCACCAGCGAGGCTTCGATCCGGCGCGCGATCGCCTGACCGATCCGGCCCATGCCGACAATGCCGACCTTGCGGTCGCGCAGCGAGCCGACGCTCAACGGATAGTTCTGGGTCGTCCAGAGGCCGGAGCGGACATAGCGGTCGGCCTTGATGAACTCGCGCAGCGTGGCGAGCAGCAGGCCCATCGCGACGTCGGCGACCTCTTCCGTGAGCACGTCGGGCGTGTTGGTGACGACGACATTGTGTTCGCGCGCATAAGCCGTATCGACGTGATCGTAGCCGACGCCAAAATTCGCCACGATCTCCAGCTTCGGGAAATGCGACAGCGAATCCTTGTCGGCCCGCACGGTGTGATAAGTCACGGCGATGCCGCGGATTTTTTCGCGGACGGCGGGCGTCAGGCGCTCGAGGTCGGCCCGCGTCTCAGCCT
This region of Bradyrhizobium sp. CCGUVB1N3 genomic DNA includes:
- a CDS encoding AprI/Inh family metalloprotease inhibitor; its protein translation is MTHLRVGAWAIVTALVAVTGVAQAQDTTTLKKDMVGQWELSTTERSKTCVLTLKGDAAGQASKLELEPACKTALPFTKDITAWSVKGLDIVRLQDATGESVIDFTEVEAGIFEGLRQGEGVYILQNLAAARSMAKSMDQMIGDWAMVRGNGQPVCTLVLTNTEAGPDNFQVFLKSKCDAEIAQFNPTQWRLERGQIILMSKAGEAWQFEADDNAQWRRVPDTADPLILLRQ
- a CDS encoding RNA polymerase sigma factor — protein: MTAADIDRAIHARIHAKVHAKIHATWRIVQPRLIATLSRMLRDVPLAEELTQDALVAALEAWPLSGVPDNAGAWLVATAKRRALDHLRRARMLARKHEMLARDLIQEQEAVPDFDAALDDDIGDELLRLIFTACHPLLPRHARAALALRMICGLTTDEIARAFLVPEATIAQRILRAKRTLSRSGLAYETPSGEALSERLASVLEVIYLIFNEGHAASRGEEWLRPQLCDEALRMGRVLVGLAPLEPEAHGLMALMELNVARMRARVGADGEPILLMDQDRALWDRLQIRRGLLALGRARELGGGGKFYTLQAAIVACHATAETASATDWRRIAELYGQLATLVRSPVIELNRAVALGMAEGPQAGLDLVDLIADEPALRAYHHLPAVRGDLLQKLGRFAEARVSFEAAACLATNARERAMMERRAAAMADLDGTA
- a CDS encoding YciI family protein, whose protein sequence is MYIVTSSKPMAAPNPALMEAMQKISEREIKAGRMIDNGGLMPLATGARVRIADGELSVIDGPFVEAKEVIGGYAIFELRDKEEAVAMAREFMQLHLDHMPDWEGTCELRAFATPDMEGGCRPDAPSRVAAEA
- a CDS encoding 2-hydroxyacid dehydrogenase; amino-acid sequence: MTAAPISSEKIDLLIYGPVRPILENGFSDHFVVHKAETRADLERLTPAVREKIRGIAVTYHTVRADKDSLSHFPKLEIVANFGVGYDHVDTAYAREHNVVVTNTPDVLTEEVADVAMGLLLATLREFIKADRYVRSGLWTTQNYPLSVGSLRDRKVGIVGMGRIGQAIARRIEASLVPVVYHSRNPSKDVSYKHYPDLIEMAKAVDTLMVIVPGGASTNKMINAEVLKALGPRGVLVNVARGSVVDEPALVQALKSGTILAAGLDVFAAEPNVPDELKTMQNVILLPHIGSASVVTRNAMDQLVVDNLKTWFAGKPPITPVAETPVKSRG